One window of the Bos indicus x Bos taurus breed Angus x Brahman F1 hybrid chromosome 8, Bos_hybrid_MaternalHap_v2.0, whole genome shotgun sequence genome contains the following:
- the LOC113897732 gene encoding protein CutA homolog isoform X2: MDRLGSRCPLPGSTRPSIFICLLILTASLLTYPVLRTLSLQFLSVLTGSYVSGTYSIVFVNCPNEQIARDIARAILDKKLAASVNILPKASSLYYWNGEIEEATEVLLLIKTKTSKIHMLSSYIRHWIKLRDLLLLFKQLRAHVVI, from the exons ATGGACAGGCTGGGCTCACGGTGccctctgccaggctccactcGGCCCTCTATCTTTATATGCCTCTTG ATCCTGACAGCCTCTCTCCTGACATACCCCGTGCTCAGGACCCTCAGCCTGCAGTTCCTTTCCGTTCTCACTGGCAGCTATGTGTCCGGCACGTACTCCATTGTTTTTGTCAACTGTCCCAACGAGCAGATCGCCAGAGATATTGCCAG GGCTATCCTGGATAAGAAGCTGGCTGCCTCTGTGAACATCCTGCCTAAGGCCTCCTCACT ATACTATTGGAATGGAGAAATAGAAGAAGCCACTGAGGTCCTGTTG ttaaTAAAGACAAAGACTTCCAAGATCCATATGCTTTCCAGCTACATCAG GCACTGGATAAAATTACGCGACCTGCTCCTACTGTTCAAGCAACTGCGTGCACATGTTGTGATTTAG
- the LOC113897732 gene encoding protein CutA homolog isoform X1, which yields MDRLGSRCPLPGSTRPSIFICLLILTASLLTYPVLRTLSLQFLSVLTGSYVSGTYSIVFVNCPNEQIARDIARAILDKKLAASVNILPKASSLYYWNGEIEEATEVLLLIKTKTSKIHMLSSYIRLVHPFEIPELFSLPMDQGDVHYLKWLEEGMEEE from the exons ATGGACAGGCTGGGCTCACGGTGccctctgccaggctccactcGGCCCTCTATCTTTATATGCCTCTTG ATCCTGACAGCCTCTCTCCTGACATACCCCGTGCTCAGGACCCTCAGCCTGCAGTTCCTTTCCGTTCTCACTGGCAGCTATGTGTCCGGCACGTACTCCATTGTTTTTGTCAACTGTCCCAACGAGCAGATCGCCAGAGATATTGCCAG GGCTATCCTGGATAAGAAGCTGGCTGCCTCTGTGAACATCCTGCCTAAGGCCTCCTCACT ATACTATTGGAATGGAGAAATAGAAGAAGCCACTGAGGTCCTGTTG ttaaTAAAGACAAAGACTTCCAAGATCCATATGCTTTCCAGCTACATCAG GTTGGTGCATCCTTTTGAAATCCCAGAGCTCTTCAGTcttcccatggaccaaggagatGTGCACTATTTAAAgtggctggaggagggcatggaggaGGAGTGA